The Lipingzhangella halophila genome segment ACGGATCTGCCCGAACGGTTCTTCTGCGCCTGCGAGCACACCGCAGTTGTACCCTTGCCCTCATTCATTTCGGTCTACGGGTTCGACTGCGGTGTCGTGCTCGGCCCCAACGCTGCTATGCGACTCGTGGACCACGCACGCCAGGGGTATGCTGCGGCATCTCGGGTCGAGAACCCGACGGTCCTGCGTTCGTTGAACGCCGACACCACACGAGACCGGTACACCGCATGAACCTTCCCGAGCCCGCGGCCGCGTCGGCCCGCGCCCACGCCGATCTCGACTCTGTGGTCGCACTCACCCAAGACCTGGTGCGCATCCCTACGCGCGGCGGTATCGACCCCTACGACGCGGCAATCGACCACCTGATGGGCTGGATGGACGATCACGGCCTCGCCCCTCAGGTCCTGCGGGACGCCTCGGATACCGCGGTCGCGGTCGCTGCCCGCGTCCAGGGCCGCCAGCCCGGACGGACCTGGGTGCTGGACGCCTGTCTGGACACTGCGCCCTTCGGCGACGAGGACGCCTGGCACCACCCGCCCACCAGCGCGGCCCTGGAGGATGGCTGGTTGTGGGGACGCGGTGCGGCCGACTCCAAAGTGGCTGTCGCGATTTTCTGCCACCTGGCCGCCCGTCTGCTCCAGCAGCCCCAGACCCTGCGCGGCGAGGTGGTCGTGCTGTTCGACCTCGACGAGCACACCGGCGGATTCGCGGGCGCCCGCCGTTACTTCGACTCCCCGGACACCCCCGCCGACATCGGCGGAGTGATGATCGGCTACCCCGGCATGAACCACATCGTCATCGGAGGACGCGGAGTCCACCGGGCTCGACTGCACGTCCACGGCGTCGCCTCCCACTCCGGAGCCAGCCGCCCCACCCCTTCCGCCATCGCCAAGGCTGCCGAGATTGTCACCGCGCTGAACCTCGCGCCACTGCCGGGCCCCGCCGACGGATTCGCAGCCGGAAAGCTCACCGTGACCGCGATCGACGGCGGCCAAGGATTCTCGACCGTGCCGGATCTGTGCACCCTCAGCGTTGACGCCCGCACCACCCCCGCATTCGACGACGCCCACGCCGCTCAAACCATCGCCGATATGGTCGCCAAGGTCGACACCGACTGGCCCGAGACTCCGCCGACACTGATCGAAGCCCACACCCGCTGGCCCCCCTACGCGCTGAACCACGACGCGCCCCTACGCACAGCGCTCACCACCGCGGCCGCCCACCACGGCTTCTACCCGGCAGCCAAGATCGCCGGGCCTTCCAATATCGGCAACTACCTCGCCCGCCTCGGCATACCCGCCACCGCCGGATTCGGGCCACACTACGAGGGCCTACACGCCACCAACGAACGCGTGCGCATCGACACAATCCCCACTGTCCAGGCCATCTACGACCACGCCCTCCACCAACTCACCAACCCTTGACCCGAATCCGGCCCCTTGCGTGTGGCCAATGACGCTGCGGAAGCGCTGCCTGAGCCGAACACACCTCCTGCTCAAGCGGCGATCACTGCTTCCTCGGCCCCGCCACCTCGGGCAATAGCAGGTCGGCTGCACCATGACCGCCGAAGAGGGACCACGTGCTGTAGCTCGATGCGCCCGGCCAAGTGCTGCCACGCGTGCCGTGACGTCCCTCGGAAGACGTTCCTGCACCCACAGGCGCCCACGCTCCTCTGAGATCACGCACCAATCGCAGCCCTGACATGACGAAGGCCCCGGTCTACGCTGCGGTTGTGTCAAAGTTTGATCGCGTGGAATCACGCCTGATGCCGCAGCCCTCTCCATTGGAGAGGCTGGTGGATGAGCGTTTCGCGGCGCGCGGTGTTCGGGTGTTACTCAAGCGCGACGATCTTGTCCATCCGGAGATCCCCGGCAACAAATGGCGCAAGCTCCGGTTGAACCTGGACGAAGCGCACCGACACCACCGCCGGCCGTTGCTCACGTTCGGCGGTGCCTATTCGAACCATCTGCGCGCGGTCGCCGCAGCCGGGCACCGCTACGGGTTGGCGACTGTGGGCGTGGTGCGCGGCGAGGAACTGGCGCGCAAACCATTGAACTGGTCGCTCACCTACTGCGCGGACCGCGGAATGCGACTGGTCTTCCTGGACCGCTCGACCTACCGGCGCAAACACGACCCCGAGGTGATCGAACGACTCAGCGAGGAGCACGGCGACTTCTTTCTGCTCCCCGAGGGCGGGTCCAACGCACTCGCCGTCAAGGGCGCAATGGACATCCCCAGTGAGATCGAGGTCGAGTACGACGTGATCTGCTGTCCGGTCGGCACGGGCGGGAGCCTGGCCGGCATTGCCGCCGGCCTGCCGCCCCAGGCGAGCGCTGTCGGGTTCTCCGCGCTCAAGGGAGGTGACTTCCTGGTGGGCGAGGTCGCGCGGCTCCAGGCGGAAGCCGGAGTTTCAAGTGCGAACTGGCGCGTCGAGACGAGATTTCATTTCGGTGGATTCGCCAAGCGCACTCCGGAGCTCGACGCGTTCATTGCCGATTTCGAGCGGCGCCACGGACTCAGGCTGGAGTGGACCTACGTCGCCAAGATGATGCACGGCATCGTCGAGTTGTCGAGCAGTGGCGACATCCCGGCCGGCGCCACCGTGGTCGCCGTCATCACCGGTCCGGCGACAACTGATCGTGGGGCGGGTGGGACTTGAACCCACGACCTACAGATTATGAGTCTGCTGCTCTAACCAGCTGAGCTACCGCCCCCCGGCCACAGACTACGACGACGTGAGCACGTTACCCCTTCATGTAGTAACCACGAATCATCCGGGTCGAGGCCGCGGCCGCTGCTGTAGTAGAGGCAGCGGCTATGCCTGATCCCCGAGTAGTCCGGCCCCACGGTGCCGCGCGTAACGTGGCAGTCGTAAGGGCAGCGGCAAGCAGCCCTCCTGATGGATTGAGGGGCCCAGCACCATGGGTACGAACGTCCCGCCCAATGCTGACCACGTCACGGTCCGGTCGCGCCCCTGACATGAGGAAAGCTCCGCCCTACGCTGTGAGTGCGACCAAACAGCTGGAAGCGGAGCCATGGATAACTCTACCCACACACCTTCCATGGGGAAGAGGGTTCGCGCCGCCCGACGCGCCAAGGGCATGAACATCGCCACCCTGGCTGGGCTCATTGGCCGGTCCAAAGGGTGGATGTCGATGGTTGAGAATGGTCAAACGCCGCTCGACAAGCGGCAGGACATCGCCGCGATCGCCGAAGTCCTCGAAGTGTCGGCTGACACTATCCTCGGCGAGCCCGCCGACGACATCAACGCGCGCCTGCCCAGCGTCAACCTGGTCAGATTGCGCGAAGTCCTTCACGAGTACTCTCTGGACGATCCACCTGACGTGCCCGTGCGGCCCCTCGACCAGACCGCCGCCGACCTCCGCACGTTGGACGACCAGTTGCGGCGTACCGACTACGACGCCATGATGCGCACCCTGCCCGGCGTCTTGGACGAGCTGCACGCCGGGGCGCACCTGCCCGAACCCGCCCGGTCGGAGGCGTTGCGGCAGCTCATCACCGCCTGTGGTCTGGCCGTGATCGTCATGAGGCATTTCGGGCACTCCGATCTGGCGTGGATAAGCGGCGACCGGTCCCGTCAGGCCGCCGTGTGGCTAGGCGATCCGGTCTGGGATGCGGCGGCGGCCTATCAGCGCGCGCATGCCCGCTCCTCGGCGAACCGATCCCGGGCGTTGCTGGCTACCCCCAGGATCGTCGACGAACTAGAGCCGCACATCGGTGATGATCCGATGGCACATCAGGTGCACGGGATGCTGCGACTGTCGGCAGCGCTAGCCCAGCAGGTCAGCGGGGATCATGACGAGGCGCGGCGCCAAGCTGAGGAGGCCGCACGGTTGGCCGCACGGTTCGAGATCCCGGACGACCCCAACGCGTGGGAGTTGTTCGGAGTGTCCAACGTCGGGGTGTGGAGGACCACTCTCGCCGTGGAGGCGGGGGACCCGGCCGCGGCCATGCGCATCTCAGACCAAGTCAACACGGCAGCGTTGGCCTCCAAGAACAGGAAGGCAGCCCTGCACATGGACCGGTTCCGGGCTCTACACATGCTCGGCCGCGACAAGCTCGCCGGACGCGAACTCCAGAAAGCAGAACGGCTGTCCGTCGCCCAGGTGCGGCACTCTCCCCTCATCCAGGAGACAGTACGCGACATGACCGCGATCAAAGATCCGGTTCTGCGCGGGGTGGCGTGGCGCATGGGCGTCATCTAATCAGCCAAACCCGGTTCAATTCTTTGAACTTCTGGCACGGGCGCGCGACTTAGCGTCGCAGCATGGACACCGCGTCCCCTGATCACGACATTCTTGCCCGACTGAACGAGCAGCATGCCGGTACGTGGCACATCTGGCACTCCCGTGACAGTCGCCGCCTGACCGGGCATGTGGCCATCCTCTGTGTCCAGGACACTAGCTGCGCCCCCACGGTGCGCGCGGACAGCGTCGACGACCTTGAGCTGCACCCCATGGCCCCCGGAGAGCGGGTCGGTAAACCGTTCCCGCGCCAGACGCGGCCAGAGTTGGCCGGGGAGAACACCAGCGTCACGGGGGTGTCCCGGTGAACGCTCCGTGCCCCCTGGCTTCCGATGCGGCGTTGCAGGCGTATCTGCGAACTCTGACGCGCACCTACGTGGTTGGGCTGTGGCACATCACCCCTGACGGCACGGAGTGCTGCCACGCGCGGCACGTCCTCGTGCCCTACGTCGGCACGCCCGAGGGCCTCGCTCGCAAGCATGCGGTGGGCCGTGCCGCGGCGCTGGTGGAGGCGGAGCGGCACCACTGGTGCGGCGCCACAGCGGCGAGCTTGCACACCTACCGCGTCGAGTTGGAGTTCACCGCCGATCGTGGGCCCTGGTAATCGCCCACGCCCCAGACGATGCTCGATCCTCTTTACCCCCACCCCCTTGTGGAGACTACTGATGCCTACCCCCTCAGATTCAACCCTGGCTCCGCGGCTTTCGGTCCGTGATCCGTTGGTGCACCACAGTTTGGTGACAGCGGTTCCCGCGTCCGCGGCGGCGCTGTCCCGTTTGGATTATCAGGCACTGATGATCCATCGGGCGGCGGAGCGTCCGCAGGCGGTACTAGAGCTGGCTGCCCGGTTGGACCTTTCCGTTGGCGCGGTGGTCGCCTACGTGTATGCGCTGTGTGAGGCGAACATGGTCAAGGTCGCCCCCACGGTTGAGGCCGGCACCCAGCTCGCTGATCGGGTGCTGCAGCGCCTCACCCGCAGGAGCCGACGAATCCCCAAGGATGTGGGCCAGGGGGTTCCCTCCGCTCGCATCTCGGTTGCTGGCCCGTTGTGCCGATGGGTCCTCTTCCGTGAGGCAGGCGGATTCACCATCGACTCGGATCCACGACCCCAGCAGCGCACGTGTGCCCGTAAGGCTGCCGGAGACGACGTCGCCGTCCTCGTTGTGGGCGACCCTCGCCTGCCCGACAGCAGCATCGACCGCCATCCCGGGCGGGATGCTCTTGCGATGATCCTGACCTTCGATGAGGACGATCCTGGCCACACTGCGACGATCGTGGAGCTGTGTCGGGCGCGCCAAGTGCCGGTGGTGGCCGTAGGGGTCGACGGTGCCGAGGGCGCCCGGGCCGCCCGCGATGCGGGAGTTCCGGTGCTCGATTGGGATGTGCGCACCTATCCCTGTCTCAGCGAGGCGCTGGCAGTGCTACAGCGGCCCACCTCCCGCAGCGAGTTCGCAAGGGAGGCCGCTCGTGCCTGAGGTGCGATCCACACACCGGGTGCCGCGCGCCCTGGGCCTGGTAGCACTGGCCAACGGGCCTGTGGGTGCCTCGCCGCTTGCGGGAGAGGGGAGGTCGCGGTGAACGTCGCCATCGTCGGGGCGGGCCAGTCCGGGGTAATTCTGGCCCACCTTCTGCTCAATGCCACGATCACTGTGGATTTGTTCACCAGCAAGACCGCCGAGGAGCTGCGGGAGGGTACCGCCGAGGTCACCCAGTTGACGTTTCCCTCCACGCTGCACGCGGAACAGGACGCGGACCTGGATCAGTGGTCGCAGAAAGCCCCCCATTTCGCGACCGCGTCTCTGACTGCCCGCCCCGAGCAGGGTGATCCTGTGGGGTTCACGGGGCGTCTGCCTCAGCGTGGCGGGATCGCTGTGGATCCGCGCGTGAAGATGCCCGACCTGCTCGACCTTGTCGAGCGCAGGGGCGCCAAGGTCCATTATCACGGCGTCACGGTCTCCGAACTGGACTGGTACGCGCGCACGCGCCGCTATGACCTCATCGTTATCGCGGTGGGCAGCGGTGAGCTCGGGGCGCTGTTTATTCCCGAGCCTCACCGGGCTCCGGGGCGTCGGCGGGTGATCTCGCAGGTCTATCTGGCGGGGATGCGTCCGGGCGCGGCCGATCTCGAGGTGACCACCACCCCGCATGGCGAGGTCTTTCGTATCCCCACCCTGACTGCGGACGGGCCCGCCGACAGCCTGTTCATGATCGGCGATGTCGGCGGGGAGCTGGATTTCCTTTCCGGTGCCCAGCGGCCCCGGCGCATCGACGTGTTCGCCCAGATCCGGCAACGGCTCCACCGTTTTGCCCCGGACCAGCACGCGCGTTGTGCCTCGGCCGAGCTGCTTGATGAGCGCGACACCATCCTTGGCTATGTCGCGCCGGTGGCGCGCAGCCCGGTGGGGATCCTGCCCTCGGGAGGGCCGGTGCTGGGCATGGGCGACACGGTGCGCCCCCTATGTCTGACGACTGGTCAGGGGTGGGCGGGCTCCACGGCTGCGGCCCTGACGTATCGCGACCGCATCCTCGCCCACGCCGAGGCTGGCCGCCCTTTCGATACGGGGTTCATGCACGCGACCTGCCAGGCCCACGACGAGCAGTTCGTGCAGCCCGCCCAGGCGTTTGTGGACATGGTGGCCAAGTTCTGGTCCGGCCAGCTCAGCGACGCCGACCAGCAGCGTTTCCACACGGCGGTGCGGGACCCGGCAGCGGCCGATGCCTGGTTCGCCGCCTGGGATGACCCCACATTGTTCGCTACCCCTGCCTAACCCGACCCCGCCCCCTCGTCGAGCGCGCCCCGTGGCCGAACCCGACCCGCGCACCACGGCTGGCCTACTCCTTGTCGGCTGAATCGATCCCACGACCCCTCACGGGGCAGTCCCAGGCTGCTCTCCTCTGTTCGAGCGAGGTTCTCTTGTCCGACACCCCCCAGGTTCCCGTGTCCTCGCCCAACCCGGGCCTGTATCGCCCGTGGGTACTGCGCTTCATCTATGGCCCTGTTGTGATCGGCATCAGCCACCCCCTGGTGTGGGGGGTCTCCAACCGCTCGCTGCGCCACCTCCACGCCAGTCGCGTTGGCCCGACCCACGTGGAGGTCGGCCCCGGCAACGGTCACCTGCTGGCGCGGCTGCCCCGGCGCACCCCAATGCAGCGCCTAGAGCTGCTCGACCTCAATCCCGCCTGTTTGCACCACACCCAGCGCCGGCTGCGCCGCCGGGCGTTCGCGGTGCACACCCACCAGGCAAACGCGCTGGACCCTTGGCCACTGGCCAGTTCCAGCGTGGATTCGGTGAGCGCCATGATGGTGCTGCACACCCTGCCCGGCGAGACCATCGCCGCCAAAGCCCTTCTGGTGCGCGAAGCTGCACGGGTCCTCAAACCGGGCCGCACTCTCGTGGGCTGCACGATCCTGGCCCGCGGTGTGTCCATCTCCGCTCGGGCTGAGCGCCTGATGGACGTCTACAACAGCAAGAACAACACCTTCCACAACACCGGAGACTCCCTCGGCGATCTGACAGCGGTGCTGAAGCAGCACTTCCCCCACGTCACGGTGCGCACGCAGGGCTGTGTCGCGGTGTGGGAGGCCACCAAATGAGCGCGCCGGCCTACACCAACGACAGCGTGGCACTCGTCGGCATGGCCTGCCGACTGCCCGGCCACATCACCACACCCCACAGGTTCTGGGAGGTGCTGGTGAGCGGGCGCACCATGATCACCCCCGCCGATCCCCAGCATCCACGCGCGGCGATCCTGCCGGCCGGCATCCTCGACAACGACGCCTTCACCGGGTTCGATCACACCCACTTCACCCTTACCGCCGACGAGGCCGCAACGCTGGACCCCCAACAACGCTGGGGGCTTGAGCTCACTGACGAAGCGCTGCAGCACGCCGGCATCGCCCCCGCGACGCTGCGTGGCACCGGGACCGGGGTGTGGTGGGGCTCCTCCTACCTCGACCACGCCATCACCACCCTGGGTGAGGGCGGCGACGCGATGACCATGGTCGACACCGCCGCCGCGCTACCCAGCATGGCGCCGGGACGCATCTCGCGGTCCTTCGACCTGCGTGGGCCCAGTGAGTTGGTCGACACCGCCTGCTCGGCCTCGCTGGTCGCGCTGCACAACGCCCACCAGGCGCTGCGCCTGGGCGAAGTCGACCTGGCCATCGTGGGCGGAGCCAACGCGTTGGTGCTCGACACCCACACGCGTATGTTCCGCAACTCCGGCGTCCTCTCTCCTACCGGGCGTGCACGCCCGTTCGACCAGAACGCCGACGGGTTCGTGCGCGGCGAAGGCGCCGTAGTGGTGGTGCTGCAACGCCTATCTGATGCCCACCGGGCGGGTTGTCCGGTGCGGGCTCGCATCCTTGCCAGCGCCCGCAACAACGACGGCAACAGTCCGGGCGGGGTGGGCGCGCCCTCGCACCGCGCCCAGGCCGACCTGCTGCGCCAGGTCTACGCCCACGCCGGCATCGAGGCGGGCGCGGTGGACTACCTCCAGACCCACGGCACCGCGACGCCCTCGGGCGATAATGCCGAGCGCGCCGCACTCGAGCGCGTAGTGGGCCGCGCTCGATCCACAGCCTCGCAAGGGCCGGCGTGGTTGGGGTCCACCAAGTCCGTCGTAGGCCATCTGGAAGGCGCTGCCGGACTGGCCTCGGTACTTGCTGCGGTGCTCGCCCTGGAGCACGAGACCATCCCGCCCACCGCAGGCCATGCCCTGCCCATGCCGCAGCTGCGCGACGACGTAGCCCTGCAGGTGCCCACCACACCGGTGCCTTGGCCCACCACCGACAGGGGCAACCGGGCCGTAGGGGTGAGCGCGGTCGGATTCACCGGAACCAACGCCCACATCATCCTTCAGGAACCCACCCCCGTCCGTGCCGAGGCCGACCCGTCACAGCACGGTGCGGGGGTGCATCTGGTGCCGGTCTCCGCGGCCGGCCCAGTCGAGGCCCGCGAAACCGCGGGCGCCTGGTCGCAGGCACTCTCCGAAGCAACCGTGCCCCTCGTCGAGGTCGCCGCAACAGCCCAGCACCGCCGCGACCACCACCTCCACCGAGCGGTCGTGGTGGCTACCTGCAACGATGAGGCCACCTCAGGGATGGACGCACTCACCGCCGGGGTACCACATCCAGCCCTAATAGGACCACGCACCGCGCCCCAGCGCCGGCCGCGCGTGGTCTTCGTGTTCCCCGGCCATGGCCACCACCACCCTCACATGGGCCACGACCTGGCCGTACGCGAACCCGTCTATGCCAAGGCGCTCGCCCGCGTCCATGCCGCCTTGGAGCCCTACCTAGACCAGCCACCCTGGAAACCCGACAGTAACCAGGCGTTGGAGGGCCTGCACACCCTCCAACCCGCCGGGGTCGCCCACCAGATCGCTCTGAGCGCGCTGCTGACTCACTGGGGCATCACCCCCGATGCGGTGGTGGGCCACAGCGCAGGCGAAGTCGCCGCCGCCCACACCGCCGGCATTCTGTCCCTGGACGAGGCCGCGCACCTGGTGGCCGAACGGAGTCGACTCCTTCAGCGCGCCGCTGCTCGCGGGGCGATGGCTGCCGTGGGCCTGGGTGCGGAGCAGGCCCAGGCTGCGCTGGCCTCCAACCCCACACTGCGCCTGGCCGCCGTCAACGGGCCCCGCTCCTGCGTGGTGGCTGGGACACACACCGATCTGCACCATCTGTGTGAACGGCTCCAGGCCGATGGCATCACCGCCCGCCTCATGGCCGACGCACCGCCGGCCCACCACCCCGAACTGCTGGGTGAGGCCGCCAACTATCTCAGCGAACGCGTCCGCCACCTGGCCCCGCACACCGGGACGATCCCGCTGTACTCCACCGCCACTGGTGAGCGCGTCGATGGACCCGAGCTCGACCCCGACTACTGGGCCCACCAGCTACTGACCACCGTGCAGCTCCACCCCACCATCGAGCACCTGGCCCACGGCGAGCCGAGTGTGTTCGTCGTGCTGGGAGCACGCCCCCTGCTTGCCGCCGAACTCACCGACACCCTGGCCACCACGCCCACTTACGACCCCAGCGCCCCTCCCGTGATCAGCTGCGATAGCAACGTCGACAACGAGCAGACCGCCTGGCTGAGCGCCCTGGCCGAGGCCCACACACGCGGCATCCCCATCACCTGGCCCGCCCCCACCCACTTTCCAGCCACAAACCTGCCGCCCCGCACCTGGGCCCGCCCCGCACCCACGCCACCTGCCCCGACAGCACTGCGTGACCGTCTGGCGCACGCGGCCACCTCCTGCGAACGGCGCGCGGCCATCACCACCGCCCTGACCGCGCTGATTACCCCCGTGGTGGCCGCCCGCTACGGCCACACCGTCGACCTCGCCCCCGATGCCGACCTCACCGAACTCGGCCTGGACTCGCTGACCATCGTCGCGCTGCGCCACAAGATCACCCGACTGCACCCCGGCCTGGCCGATCTTCCCCTGACACACCTGCTCATCCCCGGCCGCGCCACCACGCTTGAGCAACTCATCACCGCCATCACGACCCACCTCACCAGCCGGGTCACCACATGAAACCGCCAGCACCCACCGCTCCCGGCACGAACTCAGGCTGGGCCCCAAGCAGGCCCGCCTGGGTTCGCCAGCCGGCACGCCGGCCGCGCCCTGCCCTCTCCCCTCCGGGACCTGTCCCGGCGGGGCGCGGCCACCACACCACCAACCGCACACGAGGACCGAGCTGATGGATTTCCCTTTCGACGCGCCCACCCACTGTGCCCCCTGGGTGAACACTCCGATCGACACCAGCGAGCCCAGCATCGCCCGGGTCTATGACGCGGTGCTGGGCGGCAAGGACAACTTCGCCGCCGACCGCGAAGTCGCGCTGAAGTTTCTGGAAGTTCCTGGTGCCCAGGTGACGCCGTTCGACAACCGGCGCTGGCTAAAGCGGGTCACCCAATGGTTGGTGGGCCAGGCGAGAATTCGCCAGATCATTGACCTCGGCAGTGGGTTGCCCACCACCAGCAGCATTCACGAGTTCGCCGGCCAGGTCGCCGACGACGTCCGCGTGGTCTATGTGGACAACGATCCCAGCGTGCTGGCCCATGGGCGCGCCCTGCTAGCCACCAGCGACAACACCACCGTCGTCACCGGCGATGTGTGCGACACCGATGCCCTCCTCACCGACCCGGACCTGCTCAACCTCATCGATGTTGAGCGCCCCTTCGCGGTACTGCTGGCCAGTGTGCTGCACCACCTGCCCGACGGCGAAGACCAGAGGGTCGCCGCACATCTGCGCGCCCACCTGCGTCCCGGCTGCTACCTCGCTATCGCCAACTTTCACAACCCCGGCCCCAGCGATCCGCGCGCCCGTGCAATCGAATCCGCGCTCGTCGACGGCGGCCTGGGCTCAGGATGGGTGCGGCCCTGGCCCCAGCACCGCATGTACTTCGGCGACCTCGACCTCGTCCCCCCAGGGTTGTGCCCCGTCAACGAATGGCGCCCCGACAACGAGACCCCCGACAGCTCACCCGTGCACCACCTCTACATCGGTGGCGTGGGCTACCGCCCCGAGGCCGGTCTGGATTATTCGTGACGGAAGGGTTCTGTCGTGGATCAGAATCTGTTGCGTCCTCATCAAGTGGAGTCCGTGGAGGCTTCCCTGAAGGCATTGGCCCGCCAGAGCCGGGTGCACGATGTCATGGCGTGCGGTACCGGTAAGACCCGTGTTGGGCGCGCCCTGGCCGATGCGCTGCTGCCCGAGGGGGGACGGGTGCTGGTGGCCGCACCCCGCATCAACTTGTTGATCCAAGCCCTGGCCGAATATCGCCTCTTCGGTGATGCGGGCCTCGGTGAGATCCTCGTGGTCTGCAGCGACCGCCACCTCGGCGACGACACTCGGCTGGCCGGGTTGGCGGTGTCGGTGACGACCGACCCTGAGCGTATTGCCGCTACTGGTCGTGCTGGGCGGCTGACGTGCTTTTGCACCTATGACTCGCTGGGCGCGCTGATCGAGGCGCACCAGCGGGGGATGCCGCCGTGGGATCTCCTCCTCGCTGACGAGGCCCACTACCTGATTGGCCGGGGGGCCTGGGCCCGCATCCATGACGACGCCGCGATTCCGGCCCGGCGCCGCAAGTACACCACCGCCACTCCCCGAGTGGTCCACCAGGATGACCGCACCGGCGATCCTCACATTGCCAGCATGGATGACCAGGACGTCTTTGGTGAGCGCGCCTACGAGTTCTCCTTCGCCGAGGCGATCCGCCGCGGCCTACTGGCCCCGTTTCGCGTGGTCACCCCGGTGATCACGCGCACGCACGTGCGCCAGCTTGTCGCGCGCAGCCAACACCTCGAACTGGGTCGCGCGGCCATCTCCGCTGACGTGGCCGCCTTGCAGGTGGCGACCCTGAAAGCGATGGTGGAGTTCGGGGGGCAGCGCGCGCTCACGTTCCACCCCCGGCGCACGGATGCGCGGCTATGGGCAATCAACCTGGGCCACATCCCCGCCCTGCTTGAGGACTGGGACGGGCA includes the following:
- a CDS encoding SAM-dependent methyltransferase, with amino-acid sequence MDFPFDAPTHCAPWVNTPIDTSEPSIARVYDAVLGGKDNFAADREVALKFLEVPGAQVTPFDNRRWLKRVTQWLVGQARIRQIIDLGSGLPTTSSIHEFAGQVADDVRVVYVDNDPSVLAHGRALLATSDNTTVVTGDVCDTDALLTDPDLLNLIDVERPFAVLLASVLHHLPDGEDQRVAAHLRAHLRPGCYLAIANFHNPGPSDPRARAIESALVDGGLGSGWVRPWPQHRMYFGDLDLVPPGLCPVNEWRPDNETPDSSPVHHLYIGGVGYRPEAGLDYS